A part of Propioniciclava coleopterorum genomic DNA contains:
- a CDS encoding cobyrinate a,c-diamide synthase, protein MQQVRDAPPAPSTAGATPTRSGAGVTLPRLVIAAAASSAGKTTVTTGLLAALTARGVRAAGFKVGPDFIDPGYHALATGRPGRNLDPVLVGEERIVPLLLHGCRVPEPAEVALIEGVMGLFDGRLGTDGHGSTAHVATLTGSPVLLVVDAAGSSRTAAAAALGLAAFDPTVRIAGVLINRTASPRHGAELSRVFADAGVPVVGVLPRDASVAAPSRHLGLVPAGERAGSAATIAALAAHLGAHVDLDGVLALAADAAPLHATAWDPAAEVRAVPGRPRIAVFGGRAFTFRYPETTELLAAAGCEVVEVDPLLDAALPPRTSALYIGGGFPEVHAPDLSANEPLRAAVAAAVASGVPTVAECAGQLYLGEHLDGHPMVGALPSSARMTPPLTLGYRSATAPTPTLLADAGATTLGHEFHRTRTSPGHGPEPAWEWDAAAEGFSLDPAGTGTPTLHSSYLHLHWAGVPDAAQRFADAAARYAAARPEAEPDAVASLLVPARHPDAAAPLDAGRSDAAPPAVGGIDLHHHGDADVAPGLVDLAVNVQSAGPPPWLATIIHDATATLGAYPRLDEAREAIAAAHGVPPEMVLPTAGGAEAFSLVARTIEAAHPLVVHPQFTEPEAALRAAGRAVQRWLLPVHTGDMGGAATGALAAESRPDGARPRNEGARAWNDGARARNDGARAGVEPGSRTGYAPALGALPSWADALFVGNPTNPTGWLHARDDLLAAGRGRLLVVDEAFMDAADEAESLIEPTMPGRLVLRSLSKTWGLAGLRVGYIVGDPALIARLAAAQPPWPVSSPALAAMVAVSSQASRAEASERYRTVRRHRDHLVAALEASGFGVVAGHAPFVLVDTAELGPDSVRPALAARGFAVRRGESFPGLGRSWIRVRVPDPQISDAFVAALASLRASAPRVD, encoded by the coding sequence ATGCAGCAGGTCCGGGACGCACCGCCCGCGCCGTCGACGGCGGGCGCGACGCCGACGAGGTCGGGCGCGGGGGTGACGCTCCCGCGGTTGGTGATCGCGGCGGCCGCGTCCTCGGCGGGGAAGACGACCGTCACCACGGGGCTGCTGGCGGCCCTGACGGCCCGCGGCGTCCGGGCGGCGGGCTTCAAGGTCGGACCCGACTTCATCGACCCCGGCTACCACGCGCTGGCGACCGGACGGCCCGGCCGTAACCTCGACCCGGTGCTGGTGGGCGAGGAGCGGATCGTGCCCCTGCTGCTGCACGGCTGCCGCGTCCCCGAGCCCGCCGAGGTGGCGCTGATCGAGGGCGTCATGGGGCTGTTCGACGGGCGCCTGGGCACCGACGGGCACGGGTCCACCGCGCACGTGGCGACGCTCACCGGCTCCCCCGTCCTGCTCGTCGTGGACGCCGCCGGCTCGTCGCGGACGGCCGCCGCGGCCGCGCTCGGCCTGGCCGCGTTCGACCCGACCGTCCGGATCGCCGGGGTCCTCATCAACCGCACCGCGAGCCCGCGCCACGGGGCCGAGCTGTCCCGCGTGTTCGCGGACGCGGGCGTCCCGGTGGTCGGCGTCCTGCCGCGGGACGCGTCGGTGGCCGCGCCCTCGCGGCACCTGGGGCTGGTCCCCGCCGGCGAACGCGCCGGGTCGGCCGCCACCATCGCGGCCCTCGCCGCCCACCTCGGCGCCCACGTCGACCTGGATGGCGTGCTCGCGCTGGCCGCCGACGCCGCCCCGCTGCACGCCACCGCCTGGGACCCGGCCGCCGAGGTGCGCGCCGTCCCCGGACGGCCGCGGATCGCCGTGTTCGGCGGACGCGCCTTCACCTTCCGCTACCCCGAGACCACCGAACTGCTCGCCGCGGCCGGGTGCGAAGTCGTCGAGGTCGACCCGCTGCTGGACGCGGCCCTGCCGCCGCGGACGTCCGCGCTCTACATCGGGGGCGGCTTCCCCGAGGTGCACGCGCCCGACCTGAGCGCCAACGAGCCGCTACGCGCCGCCGTGGCCGCCGCCGTGGCGTCCGGGGTGCCGACGGTGGCCGAGTGCGCGGGCCAGCTGTACCTGGGCGAGCACCTGGACGGACACCCGATGGTGGGGGCGCTGCCCTCCTCGGCGCGGATGACGCCGCCGCTCACCCTCGGCTACCGGTCCGCCACCGCACCGACCCCGACTCTGCTCGCCGACGCCGGCGCCACCACGCTGGGCCACGAGTTCCACCGCACGCGGACGAGCCCCGGGCACGGGCCCGAGCCCGCCTGGGAGTGGGACGCGGCGGCCGAGGGCTTCTCCCTCGACCCCGCGGGCACCGGGACGCCGACCCTGCACAGCTCCTACCTGCACCTGCACTGGGCAGGAGTCCCCGACGCCGCGCAGCGCTTCGCCGACGCGGCCGCCCGGTACGCCGCGGCTCGTCCGGAGGCCGAGCCGGACGCCGTCGCATCGCTGCTCGTGCCCGCCCGCCACCCTGATGCAGCGGCGCCGCTCGATGCCGGACGGTCGGACGCGGCCCCGCCGGCTGTCGGCGGGATCGACCTGCACCACCACGGGGACGCCGATGTCGCGCCCGGGCTGGTCGACCTGGCCGTCAACGTCCAGTCGGCGGGTCCGCCGCCCTGGCTGGCCACGATCATCCACGACGCGACGGCCACCCTCGGGGCCTACCCGCGCCTGGACGAGGCCCGCGAGGCGATCGCCGCCGCCCACGGCGTCCCGCCCGAGATGGTGCTGCCGACCGCCGGGGGCGCGGAGGCGTTCTCCCTGGTCGCGCGCACGATTGAGGCGGCGCATCCGCTGGTGGTGCATCCGCAGTTCACCGAGCCGGAGGCCGCCCTGCGGGCCGCGGGCCGCGCGGTGCAGCGGTGGCTGCTGCCGGTGCACACCGGGGACATGGGGGGCGCCGCGACGGGGGCGCTCGCCGCGGAGTCGCGACCCGACGGCGCGCGGCCGCGGAATGAAGGCGCGCGGGCGTGGAACGACGGCGCGCGGGCGCGGAACGACGGAGCACGGGCGGGAGTGGAGCCGGGGAGTCGGACCGGCTACGCGCCCGCGCTGGGCGCGCTGCCCAGTTGGGCGGACGCGCTGTTCGTGGGCAACCCGACCAACCCGACCGGCTGGCTGCACGCCCGCGACGACCTGCTCGCGGCCGGACGCGGGCGCCTGCTCGTGGTCGACGAGGCCTTCATGGACGCCGCCGACGAGGCCGAGTCGCTGATCGAGCCGACGATGCCCGGACGCCTCGTGCTGCGGTCGCTGTCCAAGACCTGGGGACTCGCCGGGCTGCGCGTCGGGTACATCGTGGGCGATCCCGCGCTGATCGCCCGGCTCGCGGCGGCCCAGCCGCCGTGGCCGGTGTCCAGCCCCGCGCTGGCCGCGATGGTCGCGGTGTCGTCGCAGGCTTCCCGCGCCGAGGCGTCCGAGCGCTACCGGACTGTGCGCCGGCACCGCGACCATCTGGTCGCCGCCCTGGAGGCGTCCGGGTTCGGCGTGGTCGCCGGCCACGCCCCGTTCGTGCTGGTCGACACCGCCGAGCTCGGCCCGGACTCGGTGCGCCCGGCGCTGGCCGCCCGCGGCTTCGCGGTGCGGCGCGGCGAATCCTTCCCCGGGCTGGGGCGCTCCTGGATCCGCGTCCGGGTCCCCGACCCGCAGATCTCGGACGCCTTCGTCGCGGCCCTCGCGTCCCTGCGGGCCTCAGCCCCGCGAGTGGACTGA